A window of the Tessaracoccus sp. MC1865 genome harbors these coding sequences:
- a CDS encoding TetR/AcrR family transcriptional regulator, translating to MPKIAAASVAEHRAQVEVKLLDAAEALLRAGLPLTAGKVTQDAGIARNSIYRYVDSIDDLRGMVVARYLPLWSKTVGDAVAEVTDPGDQVVAWVRANLEEAASSGHGWLMQMAQQPGASKVTSAIADQAHTVLRASLISAWRALLKDPDLVRLNVALTRGILQAAFVQIDQGFPPEKLIPSVVDAARAMVDAATGTAARVN from the coding sequence ATGCCGAAGATCGCCGCTGCCTCCGTCGCGGAGCACCGCGCGCAGGTTGAGGTCAAACTCCTCGACGCAGCCGAGGCGCTGCTCCGCGCCGGGCTACCCCTCACCGCTGGGAAGGTGACGCAGGACGCGGGCATCGCGCGCAACAGCATCTACCGCTACGTGGACAGCATCGACGACCTGCGCGGCATGGTCGTGGCCCGCTACCTCCCCCTGTGGTCCAAGACGGTCGGTGATGCCGTCGCCGAAGTGACGGACCCCGGGGACCAGGTTGTCGCCTGGGTGCGGGCCAACCTCGAGGAGGCCGCCAGCAGCGGTCACGGGTGGCTCATGCAGATGGCCCAGCAGCCGGGCGCCTCCAAGGTCACCTCCGCCATCGCGGACCAGGCCCACACCGTGCTGCGCGCCTCGCTCATCAGCGCCTGGCGCGCGCTGCTGAAAGACCCTGACCTGGTCCGGCTCAACGTCGCGCTGACCCGAGGCATCCTCCAGGCGGCGTTCGTGCAGATTGATCAGGGATTTCCGCCTGAGAAGCTGATTCCCTCCGTGGTGGACGCCGCTCGGGCGATGGTGGACGCCGCAACCGGCACCGCCGCACGCGTAAATTAG
- a CDS encoding ABC transporter ATP-binding protein, giving the protein MVTGLEVRDVSVRYGRTVAVDDVSLRVEPGTIVALLGASGSGKSTLLRAIAGLQPLSSGAILWDGEDLAPVKVHKRNFGLVFQDGQLFPTMNVARNIAYGLGRLPKPEQYERVEEMLELVGLAGYGSRRTTELSGGQAQRVALARSLAPSPRALLLDEPLSALDTGLRRRLADDLARILRETHTTAVYVTHDHQEAYTIADFVAVLDEGRLLQLASPEILRERPHSRQVAAFLGYRAFVVEAEARRLGWTGSLATGELLGIGPASLQLDPHGLELAVVDQTLTIDDVEVKVLLPDGQTATVASPSKLDTLSVRVTLVGGAIVPA; this is encoded by the coding sequence GTGGTGACCGGTCTGGAAGTACGCGATGTGTCGGTCCGTTACGGCCGCACGGTCGCCGTCGACGACGTGTCGCTCCGGGTGGAGCCGGGCACGATCGTGGCGCTGCTGGGCGCGTCCGGATCCGGCAAGTCGACGCTGCTGCGGGCCATCGCCGGCCTGCAACCCCTCTCGTCGGGGGCCATCCTCTGGGACGGCGAGGACCTCGCCCCCGTGAAGGTGCACAAGCGCAACTTCGGCCTGGTGTTCCAGGACGGCCAACTGTTCCCGACGATGAACGTGGCCCGCAACATCGCCTACGGCCTGGGCAGACTCCCCAAGCCGGAGCAGTACGAGCGCGTGGAGGAGATGCTCGAACTCGTCGGCCTGGCAGGCTACGGCAGCCGCCGGACCACCGAACTGTCCGGAGGCCAGGCCCAGCGGGTGGCGCTGGCCCGCTCGTTGGCCCCGTCGCCACGGGCCCTACTCCTCGACGAGCCCCTCTCCGCGCTCGACACCGGTCTGCGCCGCCGGCTGGCCGACGACCTCGCCAGGATCCTGCGCGAGACCCACACCACCGCCGTCTACGTCACCCACGACCACCAGGAGGCGTACACCATCGCGGACTTCGTGGCCGTGCTCGACGAGGGGCGGCTGCTCCAGCTGGCCTCCCCCGAGATCCTGCGGGAGCGGCCGCACAGCAGGCAGGTCGCCGCCTTCCTGGGCTACCGCGCGTTCGTCGTCGAGGCCGAGGCGCGCCGCCTGGGCTGGACGGGCAGCCTGGCCACGGGCGAGCTGCTGGGCATCGGCCCCGCCTCGCTCCAGTTGGATCCGCACGGTCTCGAGCTGGCGGTCGTCGACCAGACGCTCACCATCGACGACGTCGAGGTGAAGGTGCTGTTGCCCGACGGCCAGACCGCGACGGTGGCCTCGCCGTCGAAACTCGACACGCTCTCAGTTCGGGTGACCCTGGTCGGGGGCGCCATCGTTCCGGCGTGA
- the folP gene encoding dihydropteroate synthase: protein MTLVMGILNVTPDSFSDGGAYLDADVAITHARAMLAAGASMIDVGGESTRPGSARVGLREELGRVVPIVAALAADGITVSVDTMRAKVASAAIDAGARIINDVSGGLADPDMLGVVAQSSADFVLMHWRDHSARFQSTAQYGDVVADVLGELLGQRDKALEAGIPEGRIILDPGLGFSKTWDHNWTLLRHLDRFQGLGHRVLVGASRKAFLGELLGGREPLGRDGATAAVSFWSALHGVWAVRTHDVGGQADAIAVARRLDREAPLGKEVR from the coding sequence ATGACACTCGTGATGGGCATCCTCAACGTGACGCCCGATTCGTTCTCCGACGGCGGCGCCTACCTGGACGCGGATGTCGCCATCACCCACGCCCGGGCCATGCTGGCCGCCGGGGCGTCCATGATCGACGTCGGCGGCGAGTCCACGCGCCCGGGCTCGGCCCGGGTGGGTCTGCGGGAAGAACTGGGCAGGGTGGTGCCGATCGTGGCCGCGCTCGCAGCGGACGGCATCACCGTCTCCGTCGACACCATGCGCGCCAAGGTGGCCTCGGCCGCCATCGACGCCGGTGCCCGCATCATCAACGACGTCTCCGGTGGCTTGGCGGACCCGGACATGCTCGGGGTGGTGGCCCAGTCGTCGGCGGATTTCGTGCTCATGCACTGGCGCGACCATTCCGCCCGGTTCCAGTCCACCGCGCAGTACGGCGACGTGGTCGCCGATGTGCTGGGCGAACTGCTCGGGCAGCGCGACAAGGCCCTCGAGGCGGGCATCCCCGAAGGCCGGATCATCCTGGATCCTGGCCTGGGATTCTCGAAGACGTGGGACCACAACTGGACGCTGCTGCGCCACCTCGACCGGTTCCAGGGACTGGGGCACCGGGTGCTGGTAGGCGCCTCCCGCAAAGCCTTCCTCGGTGAACTGCTCGGCGGCCGCGAACCGTTGGGCCGCGACGGCGCGACGGCGGCCGTGTCGTTCTGGTCCGCGCTCCACGGGGTGTGGGCGGTGCGCACCCATGACGTCGGTGGGCAGGCCGACGCCATCGCCGTCGCCCGTCGACTGGACCGCGAAGCTCCCCTCGGGAAAGAGGTCCGGTAA
- the folE gene encoding GTP cyclohydrolase I FolE, whose product MAVDQPRAAAAIRELLIALGEDPDREGLLETPDRVARAWGELSAGYRADVTEILGTTFDISHDEMILVKDIELVSLCEHHLLPFTGVAHVGYIPSTDGRVTGLSKIARLVEMYGRRLQVQERLTSQIAEALVEHLGVRGVIVVIEAEHTCMTMRGVRKPGSRTVTSAVRGLLRDPATRAEAMSLIIGR is encoded by the coding sequence ATGGCCGTGGACCAGCCGCGCGCCGCGGCCGCCATCCGGGAACTGCTCATCGCCCTCGGCGAGGATCCCGACAGGGAGGGGCTGCTGGAGACCCCTGACCGGGTCGCCCGCGCCTGGGGGGAGCTGAGCGCCGGATACCGCGCTGACGTGACCGAGATCCTCGGCACCACGTTCGACATCTCCCACGACGAGATGATCCTGGTGAAGGACATCGAGCTCGTGAGCCTCTGTGAACACCACCTCCTGCCGTTCACCGGCGTGGCGCACGTGGGCTACATCCCGTCGACCGACGGCCGGGTGACGGGCCTGTCCAAGATCGCCCGCCTCGTCGAGATGTACGGCCGTCGCCTCCAGGTGCAGGAACGCCTCACGTCGCAGATCGCCGAGGCCCTCGTCGAGCACCTCGGTGTGCGGGGCGTCATCGTCGTGATCGAGGCCGAGCACACCTGTATGACCATGCGGGGCGTGCGCAAGCCGGGCTCGCGCACGGTGACTTCGGCGGTGCGCGGCCTGTTGCGCGACCCTGCCACCAGGGCGGAGGCCATGAGCCTGATCATCGGGCGGTGA
- the folB gene encoding dihydroneopterin aldolase, which yields MPVEAKGDPVIDRITLTGLTATGFHGVFPQERREGQPFVVDVELELTVDTVSDQLANTVNYAEIAADIEAVVTGEPRNLIETVAGEIADRCLSHGRVDRVTVTVHKPKAPINQTFTDVSVTISRSRHV from the coding sequence GTGCCAGTGGAAGCTAAGGGGGACCCCGTCATCGACCGAATCACGCTCACCGGGCTCACGGCCACCGGCTTTCACGGTGTCTTCCCGCAGGAACGCCGCGAGGGTCAACCCTTCGTCGTCGACGTCGAACTGGAGTTGACCGTTGACACCGTCAGCGACCAACTGGCCAACACCGTGAACTACGCCGAGATCGCCGCAGATATCGAAGCCGTCGTCACCGGCGAACCGCGAAATCTCATTGAGACCGTCGCAGGCGAGATTGCGGACAGGTGCCTCAGCCATGGGAGAGTGGACCGGGTCACGGTTACGGTGCACAAGCCCAAGGCCCCCATCAACCAGACCTTCACGGACGTATCCGTCACGATCAGCAGGAGCAGACATGTCTAA
- a CDS encoding DUF3180 family protein has protein sequence MTTPRQAVVSVLSGAVIFALVILGFEAAGHFPPVVPWSVPIMLVGLALAVAIYSGALPKRIEEKRLAPQEGLAALAVGKSMIMTGALFAGGHIVYVMRYLSQLDAALPSARVIQGSATIAAALLLAGAGALLERACVIHDDDDDEDKPDGSSPSPA, from the coding sequence TTGACCACACCTCGCCAGGCCGTCGTGTCTGTCCTGTCCGGGGCGGTGATCTTCGCCCTGGTCATCCTCGGGTTCGAGGCCGCCGGCCATTTCCCACCTGTGGTGCCCTGGTCCGTGCCCATCATGCTGGTCGGCCTGGCCCTGGCCGTGGCCATCTACAGCGGGGCCCTGCCCAAGCGGATCGAGGAGAAGCGCCTCGCGCCGCAGGAGGGCCTGGCCGCCCTCGCCGTCGGCAAGTCGATGATCATGACCGGTGCGTTGTTCGCCGGTGGGCACATCGTCTACGTGATGCGCTACCTCTCCCAGCTGGACGCGGCATTGCCGTCGGCCCGCGTGATCCAGGGCAGCGCCACCATCGCCGCCGCCCTCCTCCTGGCCGGCGCCGGCGCGCTGTTGGAGCGGGCGTGCGTCATCCACGACGACGACGATGACGAGGACAAGCCCGACGGCTCCTCGCCCTCGCCGGCCTGA
- a CDS encoding NADH-quinone oxidoreductase subunit D → MNSTRYSVGGLAFPDHQPITLGPRHPTSAGLITLAVDTEADRIVAADVTSGYGHRGAEKLFEVRDYRAMIMLGDRHDWLAAFSGELSLTLTLENAMRLSAPPRAIILRTLLAELARIHSHLSFLSYLSSGTEPNERLWRVVEEIRSRFLAWTGNRVHPMLNRVGGLATDAPDGWLATLDELLDDVARLSADLRAILDRTSRFSGLGILDQSACLGFGLTGPVARAAGFDPDRRADGYLAYGSVFRPVHTRTAGDAEARLGVLIDEVGTSVDMIRVALALAAQTPGEVNIKLSRRLRVPEGQHSTDIEAPWGIASCLMNSRGGQTPWRVALRTPSFANVSALGKALEGATTAQIPDVIASLGYSIGDLDK, encoded by the coding sequence GTGAATTCCACGAGATACAGCGTTGGCGGGCTCGCATTCCCTGACCACCAACCGATCACCCTGGGTCCACGCCACCCCACGAGTGCCGGCCTGATCACGCTCGCCGTGGATACGGAGGCCGATCGTATCGTCGCCGCAGATGTGACCAGCGGTTACGGCCACCGGGGCGCGGAGAAGCTCTTCGAGGTACGGGATTACCGGGCCATGATCATGCTCGGGGACAGGCACGATTGGCTCGCGGCATTCAGCGGTGAATTGTCGCTGACCCTCACGCTGGAGAATGCGATGCGCCTCAGCGCGCCGCCGCGGGCAATCATTCTCCGCACCCTCCTCGCGGAATTGGCCCGCATTCACTCCCACCTTTCATTTCTCAGCTATTTGTCATCCGGCACGGAGCCGAATGAGCGTCTGTGGCGGGTGGTCGAGGAGATCCGCAGCCGCTTCCTCGCCTGGACCGGCAACCGGGTCCACCCCATGCTGAACCGGGTGGGCGGCCTCGCCACAGATGCCCCCGACGGATGGCTCGCCACCCTGGACGAACTGTTGGACGACGTGGCGCGGCTCTCTGCAGACCTCCGCGCGATCCTCGACCGGACCAGCCGGTTCTCCGGCCTGGGCATTCTCGACCAGTCCGCGTGCCTCGGATTCGGGTTGACCGGCCCGGTGGCACGGGCCGCCGGATTCGACCCGGATCGGCGAGCCGACGGCTACCTCGCTTACGGGAGCGTCTTCCGCCCCGTCCACACCCGCACCGCCGGCGACGCCGAGGCCCGCCTCGGGGTGCTGATCGACGAGGTGGGGACCTCCGTCGACATGATCCGCGTGGCCCTCGCCCTGGCCGCCCAGACGCCTGGAGAGGTCAACATCAAACTCTCTCGTCGCCTCCGGGTGCCGGAGGGTCAGCACAGCACTGACATCGAGGCACCGTGGGGAATCGCCTCGTGCCTGATGAACTCGCGGGGCGGGCAGACGCCCTGGCGGGTGGCGCTGCGCACACCGTCGTTCGCCAACGTCTCGGCGCTGGGAAAGGCCCTCGAGGGCGCCACCACAGCACAGATCCCCGACGTCATAGCCTCATTGGGCTACTCCATCGGGGATCTGGACAAGTAG
- a CDS encoding ATP-dependent Clp protease ATP-binding subunit, translating to MFERFTDRARRVIVLAQDEAKLLNHNFIGTEHILLGLIHEGEGVAAKALESLGIALEAVRDQVEEIIGQGQQVPTGHIPFTPRAKKVLELSLREALQMNHNYIGTEHILLGLIREGEGVAAQVLIKLGADLSRVRNTVLQLITGYQGRESSMSGAPETGAEKSSSQVLDQFGRNLTQAARENQLDPVIGRVHEIERVMTVLSRRTKNNPVLIGEPGVGKTAVVEGLAQAIVRGDVPETLRDKQIYTLDLGALVAGSRYRGDFEERLKKVLKEIKTRGDIMLFIDEIHTLVGAGAAEGAIDAASILKPMLARGELQTIGATTLDEYRKHIEKDAALERRFQPIQVAEPSVALTIDILKGLRDRYEAHHRITITDEALAAAATMADRYIQDRFLPDKAIDLIDEAGARLRIQRMTAPPDLREFDEMIAANKREKDSAIDAQDFEKAARLRDEEQKLRAQRAEKEEAWKQGDSDIPAVVGEEEIAVVLSGSTGIPVFKLTEEESQRLLRMEDEIGKRIIGQSDAVHALSRSIRRTRAGLKDPKRPSGSFIFAGPSGVGKTELTKALTEFLFGDEDALITLDMSEYSEKHTASRMFGSPPGYVGYEEGGQLTEKVRRKPFSVVLFDEIEKAHPDIFNSLLQILDEGRLTDAQGRVVDFKNTVIVMTTNLGSRDISKSVNLGFSRADDHGSSYEKMKNKVSDELKQHFRPEFLNRVDEIVVFHQLPQEDIERIVDLMVAQIEGRLKDKDMGIELTSAAKTLIAKRGFDPVLGARPLRRALQRDMEDILAEKILFGDLTAGQIVLVDVAEEGSELPFSFTGVAKSAVEELEPAKTAE from the coding sequence ATGTTCGAACGGTTCACGGACCGAGCCCGCCGCGTGATAGTGCTGGCGCAGGACGAGGCTAAGCTGCTCAACCACAACTTCATCGGCACGGAGCACATTCTGCTCGGCCTCATCCACGAGGGCGAGGGCGTGGCTGCCAAGGCTCTGGAATCGCTGGGCATCGCCCTCGAGGCCGTGCGTGACCAGGTCGAGGAGATCATCGGCCAGGGTCAGCAGGTGCCGACGGGGCACATCCCGTTCACGCCGCGCGCCAAGAAGGTGCTCGAGCTCTCGCTTCGCGAGGCTCTGCAGATGAACCACAACTACATCGGTACCGAGCACATCCTGCTCGGCCTCATCCGCGAAGGCGAAGGTGTGGCCGCCCAGGTGCTGATCAAGCTCGGTGCTGATCTCAGCCGCGTGCGCAACACCGTGCTGCAGCTCATCACCGGCTACCAGGGACGCGAGTCCTCCATGTCCGGTGCGCCCGAGACCGGCGCGGAGAAGTCCAGCTCGCAGGTGCTGGACCAGTTCGGCCGCAACCTCACGCAGGCTGCGCGCGAGAACCAGCTGGACCCGGTGATCGGCCGCGTGCACGAGATCGAGCGCGTCATGACGGTGCTCAGCCGCCGCACCAAGAACAACCCGGTGCTGATCGGTGAGCCCGGCGTCGGCAAGACTGCCGTCGTCGAGGGCCTGGCCCAGGCAATCGTCCGTGGTGACGTGCCCGAGACGCTGCGCGACAAGCAGATCTACACGCTGGATCTGGGTGCGCTGGTCGCCGGCTCCCGCTACCGCGGTGACTTCGAGGAACGCCTGAAGAAGGTGCTCAAGGAGATCAAGACCCGCGGCGACATCATGCTGTTCATCGACGAGATCCACACGCTCGTCGGCGCCGGCGCGGCCGAGGGTGCCATCGACGCAGCGTCGATCCTGAAGCCCATGCTGGCGCGCGGTGAGCTGCAGACCATCGGTGCCACCACACTCGACGAGTACCGCAAGCACATCGAGAAGGACGCCGCGCTGGAGCGCCGGTTCCAGCCCATCCAGGTTGCCGAGCCCTCCGTCGCGCTGACCATCGACATCCTCAAGGGTCTGCGCGACCGCTACGAGGCCCACCACCGCATCACGATCACCGACGAGGCCCTGGCGGCCGCGGCCACCATGGCGGACCGCTACATCCAGGACAGGTTCCTGCCGGACAAGGCCATCGACCTGATCGACGAGGCCGGCGCGCGCCTGCGCATCCAGCGGATGACCGCCCCACCGGACCTGCGTGAGTTCGACGAGATGATAGCTGCCAACAAGAGGGAGAAGGACTCCGCGATCGACGCGCAGGACTTCGAGAAGGCAGCCCGTCTCCGCGACGAGGAGCAGAAGCTCCGGGCGCAGCGTGCGGAGAAGGAGGAGGCCTGGAAGCAGGGCGATTCGGACATCCCCGCCGTCGTCGGTGAGGAGGAGATCGCGGTGGTGCTCTCCGGCTCCACCGGCATCCCGGTGTTCAAGCTGACGGAGGAGGAGTCCCAGCGGCTGCTTCGCATGGAGGACGAGATCGGCAAGCGGATCATCGGCCAGAGCGACGCGGTGCACGCACTGTCGCGCTCCATCCGACGCACCCGCGCAGGCCTCAAGGACCCGAAGCGTCCCAGCGGCTCGTTCATCTTCGCCGGCCCCTCGGGCGTCGGCAAGACCGAGCTGACCAAGGCGCTCACGGAGTTCCTGTTCGGCGACGAGGACGCGCTCATCACGCTCGACATGTCTGAATACTCCGAGAAGCACACCGCCTCCCGGATGTTCGGCTCGCCCCCCGGCTACGTCGGCTACGAGGAGGGCGGCCAGCTCACGGAGAAGGTGCGCCGCAAGCCGTTCTCCGTCGTGCTGTTCGACGAGATCGAGAAGGCCCACCCGGACATCTTCAACTCGCTCCTGCAGATCCTCGACGAGGGTCGCCTCACGGACGCGCAGGGCAGGGTCGTGGACTTCAAGAACACGGTCATCGTGATGACGACGAACCTCGGTTCGCGCGACATCTCGAAGTCGGTCAACCTGGGATTCTCCCGGGCCGACGACCATGGCTCGAGCTACGAGAAGATGAAGAACAAGGTGTCGGACGAGCTCAAGCAGCACTTCCGCCCCGAGTTCCTCAACCGCGTGGACGAGATCGTCGTGTTCCACCAGCTTCCGCAGGAGGACATCGAGCGGATCGTCGACCTGATGGTCGCCCAGATCGAGGGCCGCCTGAAGGACAAGGACATGGGCATCGAGCTCACGTCCGCGGCCAAGACGCTGATCGCCAAGCGGGGCTTCGACCCCGTGCTGGGTGCCCGCCCGCTGCGTCGTGCCCTGCAGCGCGACATGGAGGACATCCTCGCCGAGAAGATTCTCTTCGGTGACCTGACCGCCGGTCAGATCGTCCTGGTGGATGTCGCGGAAGAGGGATCGGAACTGCCGTTCTCGTTCACCGGCGTCGCCAAGTCCGCCGTCGAGGAACTGGAACCGGCGAAGACCGCGGAGTAA
- a CDS encoding LuxR C-terminal-related transcriptional regulator: MSPQMADRLVAVLARLSPGVVCVSGGAAADRSTLILGALQRLTSQYREPSHVDLTTLDADQALARVLTAMRRLPARRTSAPGRSSMWEPELLVAHHAENLAGREAQTAAAAEREGVTVLAVSQHRLGGALLASLSLGPVDHRQPPRASSEDGAPVGPEQYAAIARQAALHRSGGDDLSAIALLASTYDAARGAVHELEAVNPPMAARLAVDLLPEADRRGDEDIIGDVLYRLLKRADTPLEVKLDGFTWLALIESFTSDAVQRVPRIQKNLNTGVAIAEALGRPEDLLFPRLAEVLTLGVLRDYDRAGKAAADGLEIATRLGLDGWRARFEFGVATIRHVLGDHKGATDIAMSAWQRAEQAGDQKAMIYSALLLGRLPSTTPDSPGGLPALRRALALARDLGDRRLESFTLVLLAVQALSTADPASSAPWLIARYRLVARNRNGNALVPHVLLTLRLAARMGHPRVAARLHGSLLQWNELILGALPSVLQTQYYEAVAMASASLGENEFDRCAEEGTYLSLESAAAEAVDYVLRIANPGAAEAPAFSPPSELTARERDVLRLLVSGHRNKEIAERLVLSPKTVMHHTSAIYRKLGVRGRAEAAVAAVRVGIIPPP; encoded by the coding sequence ATGTCACCACAGATGGCAGATCGGCTGGTCGCCGTCCTCGCGCGGCTGTCGCCGGGGGTGGTGTGCGTCAGCGGAGGCGCAGCAGCTGACCGTTCCACCCTCATCCTGGGGGCCCTGCAGCGGTTGACCAGCCAGTACCGCGAGCCCTCCCACGTCGACCTGACCACGCTCGACGCCGATCAGGCACTGGCTCGGGTCCTCACCGCGATGCGCAGGCTCCCGGCCCGCCGAACCTCGGCACCAGGGCGGTCCTCCATGTGGGAGCCGGAACTCCTCGTCGCACACCACGCCGAGAACCTCGCGGGCCGCGAGGCCCAGACCGCGGCCGCCGCGGAACGCGAAGGCGTGACCGTGCTCGCTGTGTCCCAGCACCGCCTCGGCGGCGCCCTTCTCGCGTCCCTCTCCCTCGGCCCCGTGGACCACCGACAACCGCCCCGGGCGTCGTCGGAGGACGGCGCGCCGGTGGGCCCCGAGCAGTACGCAGCCATCGCCCGGCAGGCGGCCCTCCACCGTTCAGGCGGCGACGACCTGTCGGCCATCGCTCTGCTGGCCTCCACCTACGATGCCGCCAGGGGGGCCGTCCACGAGCTGGAGGCGGTCAACCCGCCGATGGCGGCGCGGCTCGCCGTCGACCTCCTGCCGGAGGCGGACCGCCGGGGCGACGAGGACATCATCGGCGACGTCCTGTACCGCCTCCTGAAGAGGGCCGACACTCCCCTGGAGGTGAAGCTCGACGGTTTTACGTGGCTGGCCCTCATCGAGTCGTTCACCTCCGACGCGGTCCAACGGGTGCCACGCATCCAGAAGAACCTCAACACGGGAGTGGCGATAGCGGAGGCCCTGGGGCGTCCTGAGGACCTGCTGTTCCCGCGCCTGGCCGAAGTCCTGACCCTGGGGGTGCTGCGCGACTACGACCGCGCCGGCAAGGCCGCCGCTGACGGTCTCGAGATCGCGACGCGCCTCGGACTGGACGGCTGGCGGGCCCGCTTCGAGTTCGGTGTCGCCACCATCCGCCACGTGCTCGGCGACCACAAGGGTGCCACCGACATCGCCATGTCCGCCTGGCAGCGGGCCGAACAGGCCGGGGACCAGAAGGCGATGATCTACAGCGCCCTGCTGCTCGGGCGGCTGCCCTCGACCACACCTGATTCTCCCGGCGGCCTGCCGGCGCTGCGACGGGCCCTGGCGCTCGCCCGCGACCTGGGAGACCGGCGCCTGGAGTCCTTCACTCTGGTCCTCCTGGCGGTTCAGGCGCTCTCTACGGCAGACCCGGCCAGCTCCGCGCCCTGGCTCATCGCGCGCTACCGGCTCGTCGCCCGTAACCGCAACGGCAACGCCCTGGTACCCCACGTGCTGCTGACGCTGCGGCTGGCCGCCCGGATGGGGCACCCCAGGGTTGCGGCCCGGTTGCACGGCTCGCTGCTCCAGTGGAACGAACTCATCCTCGGCGCGCTCCCCTCGGTGCTGCAGACCCAGTACTACGAGGCCGTGGCGATGGCCAGTGCCTCGTTGGGCGAGAACGAGTTCGACCGATGCGCCGAGGAGGGCACGTACCTCTCACTGGAGAGCGCCGCGGCGGAGGCGGTCGATTACGTGCTGCGGATCGCGAACCCCGGTGCCGCGGAGGCACCCGCCTTCTCACCGCCGAGCGAGCTGACCGCCCGCGAGCGCGACGTGCTACGCCTCCTGGTGAGCGGTCACCGCAACAAGGAGATCGCCGAGCGGCTGGTCCTCTCGCCGAAGACCGTGATGCACCACACCAGTGCCATCTACCGCAAGCTCGGGGTACGCGGGCGGGCCGAGGCCGCCGTCGCCGCCGTGCGGGTGGGCATCATCCCGCCCCCGTGA
- a CDS encoding Lsr2 family protein, whose protein sequence is MARLVRVVHIDDFDGAEGAKPVEFSIGGDAYTIDLTPENEEALRELLAPYIAKADKVGRRRASSGRGGAKKVTNSDVRDWARANGYKVSDRGRIAADIVAAYEAAN, encoded by the coding sequence ATGGCCCGACTGGTCCGCGTGGTTCACATCGACGACTTCGACGGCGCCGAGGGGGCTAAGCCGGTGGAATTCTCCATCGGTGGAGACGCTTACACGATCGATCTCACGCCTGAAAACGAAGAGGCGCTGCGGGAACTGCTCGCCCCCTACATCGCCAAGGCGGACAAGGTCGGCCGTCGGCGTGCCTCCTCCGGTCGCGGTGGTGCCAAGAAGGTGACCAACTCGGACGTGCGCGACTGGGCTCGCGCCAACGGGTACAAGGTCTCCGACCGTGGCCGGATCGCAGCCGACATCGTCGCCGCGTACGAAGCCGCCAACTGA
- the folK gene encoding 2-amino-4-hydroxy-6-hydroxymethyldihydropteridine diphosphokinase, with protein MSNGPFEIDVDTLGNLRPISKVVLSLGSNLGDSAAILQEAVDFLAETPDLILVDVSPVYQSELVGEGPDQSDFLNMVVVAESTLEPLTILDRCLAIEENFGRSREVRNGPRTLDIDIIMVGKRISEGDIELPHPRAHERAFVLVPWHDVDPNGEIAGHGPIAELLDDIDVSVLTPRRDITIQANTGF; from the coding sequence ATGTCTAACGGCCCCTTCGAAATCGATGTCGACACCCTCGGCAACCTGCGCCCCATCTCCAAGGTGGTGCTCAGCCTGGGTTCGAACCTCGGTGACTCGGCCGCAATCCTCCAGGAAGCAGTTGATTTCCTCGCGGAGACGCCTGACCTGATCCTCGTCGATGTGTCACCCGTCTACCAGAGCGAACTGGTGGGGGAAGGCCCGGACCAGAGCGATTTCCTCAACATGGTGGTGGTGGCCGAGTCCACCCTCGAGCCGCTCACCATCCTGGACCGCTGCCTGGCGATCGAGGAGAACTTCGGCCGCAGCCGCGAGGTCCGCAACGGCCCCCGCACGCTCGACATCGACATCATCATGGTGGGCAAGCGCATCTCCGAGGGAGACATCGAGCTGCCCCACCCCCGCGCCCACGAGCGCGCCTTCGTCCTCGTTCCGTGGCACGACGTGGACCCGAACGGCGAGATCGCAGGTCACGGCCCCATCGCTGAGCTGCTGGACGACATCGATGTCAGCGTGCTCACGCCACGCCGCGACATCACGATCCAAGCCAACACTGGCTTTTGA